One segment of Primulina tabacum isolate GXHZ01 chromosome 6, ASM2559414v2, whole genome shotgun sequence DNA contains the following:
- the LOC142549503 gene encoding multiple C2 domain and transmembrane region protein 14, translating into MSENRKLSVEVQNAKNLMPKDGQGTASAYVIVDFDGQRRRTKTICRDLNPYWDEKLEFSVHDVEFMAEKMLELNVYNDKKTGKRSTFLGKVKISGSTFVKGGGEASLVYYPLEKRSVFSQIKGEIGLKIWYEEEAPPTPEKPDAAETAVEEKPPEKDKEEEKKAAEVKEEKKEEGKGEEEAKKEDKPPENTTPPPETPPTKVDAPEYQQKQTPNPENSVLRGNLKNRDTESKFFTKFSSRGTDRRVAFDLVDQMPFLYVRVVKVNILNPESESSFCAKLVIGTHAVKTESQAPNKVIDQVFAFEKESLNSTSLDVSIMAQKKGPESESKVESTAGTVSFDLLEVPRRVPPDSPLAPQWYSLEGEGSSGNDIMLSVWVGTQADEAFQEAWQSDSGGLIPETRAKVYLSPKLWYLRVTVIQTQDLQLDSGSGGTEPKVRNPELYVKAQLGAQLFKTSRTSIGSSNPTWNEDLIFVAAEPFEPFFTITVEDLTNGNTVGYAKVQVTTVDKRTDDRSEPRSRWFNLIRDDNNKPYGGRIHVRVCLEGGYHVLDEAAHVTSDVRRTAKQLSKQPVGLLEVGIRGATNLLPVKTKDGTRGTTDAYVVAKYGPKWVRTRTILDRFNPRWNEQYTWDVYDPCTVLTLGVFDNGRYKCDDKVEVKNDVRLGKLRVRLSTLDTNRVYVGTYSLMVLLPGGAKRMGEIEIAVRFSCSSWLSLIQAYANPMLPRMHYVKPLGPAQQDVLRHNATRIVTMRLARSEPALGHEVVQFMLDSDMHIWSMRKSKANWFRVVGCLSKAAAFARWLDGIQTWVNPPTTILIHVLLVAIVLCPQLMLPTMFMYSFLIIMLRFRYRQQVSVTMDPRLSHVETVGPDELDEEFDGFPTTQSMDQVRVRYDRLRALAGRAQTLLGDVAAQGERLEALFNWRDPRATGIFVVLCLFASLLFYVVPFKAFILAFGFYYLRHPRFRDDMPSVLMNFFRRLPPLSDRII; encoded by the coding sequence ATGTCCGAGAACAGAAAACTGAGTGTCGAAGTCCAAAATGCCAAGAACTTGATGCCCAAAGACGGACAGGGGACAGCCAGCGCTTATGTCATCGTGGATTTTGATGGCCAACGGCGCCGTACCAAGACCATTTGCAGAGATCTCAACCCATACTGGGATGAAAAGCTCGAATTTTCAGTTCACGATGTTGAGTTCATGGCGGAAAAGATGCTGGAGCTTAACGTTTACAATGATAAGAAGACTGGGAAGAGGAGCACTTTTCTTGGGAAAGTGAAGATCTCTGGGAGCACTTTCGTGAAAGGCGGCGGGGAAGCTTCTTTGGTTTACTATCCGTTGGAGAAAAGGAGTGTGTTTTCTCAGATCAAAGGTGAGATTGGTTTGAAAATTTGGTACGAGGAAGAGGCTCCTCCGACTCCCGAGAAGCCTGATGCTGCAGAAACGGCGGTGGAGGAGAAACCACCGGAGAAGGACAAGGAAGAGGAGAAAAAGGCGGCTGAAGTTAAGGAAGAGAAGAAAGAAGAGGGAAAGGGGGAAGAAGAGGCCAAAAAAGAAGATAAGCCACCGGAGAACACAACGCCACCTCCTGAAACGCCGCCCACTAAGGTAGATGCACCAGAATATCAACAGAAACAAACCCCGAACCCAGAAAATTCTGTACTTCGAGGAAACTTGAAAAATAGAGATACGGAATCGAAATTTTTTACGAAATTCTCTAGTAGAGGTACTGATCGGCGCGTTGCCTTTGATCTTGTCGATCAAATGCCATTTCTCTATGTTCGAGTGGTGAAAGTCAATATCTTGAATCCAGAATCAGAGTCTTCGTTCTGTGCGAAGCTCGTCATCGGGACTCACGCAGTCAAGACCGAATCACAGGCCCCAAACAAAGTGATTGATCAGGTCTTCGCTTTTGAAAAAGAAAGCTTGAATTCAACTTCACTCGACGTCTCCATCATGGCTCAGAAGAAAGGCCCAGAAAGCGAAAGCAAAGTGGAGAGCACCGCCGGCACGGTGTCTTTTGATCTTCTGGAGGTGCCGAGAAGGGTCCCTCCCGACAGCCCATTAGCCCCACAGTGGTACAGCTTGGAAGGAGAAGGGTCGTCGGGAAATGACATCATGTTATCTGTGTGGGTAGGTACTCAGGCGGACGAGGCTTTCCAGGAGGCCTGGCAGTCGGATTCCGGAGGGCTGATCCCCGAGACCCGGGCCAAAGTTTACTTGTCTCCAAAGTTATGGTATTTGAGGGTAACGGTCATCCAAACACAAGATTTGCAGCTTGATTCTGGGTCTGGTGGGACCGAGCCTAAGGTTCGGAATCCGGAGCTATATGTTAAGGCCCAGCTCGGCGCACAACTGTTCAAGACAAGCCGAACAAGCATTGGCTCTTCCAATCCCACGTGGAATGAAGACCTTATTTTTGTTGCAGCCGAACCATTTGAGCCATTTTTCACTATCACAGTTGAAGATTTAACAAATGGTAACACGGTAGGCTACGCTAAAGTGCAGGTAACTACGGTGGATAAGCGCACAGACGACAGATCAGAGCCAAGATCCAGGTGGTTTAACTTAATCCGTGATGATAACAATAAGCCGTACGGTGGGAGGATACACGTTCGTGTTTGTTTGGAAGGTGGATATCATGTGCTTGACGAGGCAGCTCATGTGACCAGCGATGTTCGGCGCACTGCCAAGCAATTGTCAAAGCAGCCAGTTGGTTTGCTAGAAGTAGGCATTAGAGGGGCTACCAATTTGCTCCCCGTGAAGACCAAAGATGGTACGCGTGGGACCACTGATGCCTACGTGGTGGCAAAGTATGGACCAAAGTGGGTTCGGACAAGAACCATTCTTGATCGGTTTAATCCACGATGGAACGAGCAGTATACGTGGGATGTGTACGATCCGTGCACCGTTCTGACCTTAGGGGTGTTTGACAATGGAAGGTATAAGTGCGATGATAAAGTGGAGGTGAAAAATGATGTACGACTTGGGAAGTTACGTGTACGTCTCTCGACACTAGACACAAATCGAGTGTATGTTGGGACTTACTCTTTGATGGTGTTGCTTCCTGGTGGAGCCAAGAGGATGGGGGAAATCGAGATAGCAGTGAGGTTTTCGTGCTCATCGTGGCTTAGCCTGATTCAAGCATACGCTAATCCTATGTTACCGAGGATGCATTATGTGAAACCTTTGGGACCAGCTCAACAAGACGTTTTGAGGCATAATGCTACGAGGATTGTCACGATGAGGTTAGCTCGATCTGAACCGGCACTGGGTCACGAAGTTGTCCAATTCATGTTGGACTCTGATATGCACATTTGGAGTATGAGGAAGAGCAAAGCCAATTGGTTCCGGGTCGTGGGATGCTTGTCGAAAGCAGCCGCATTTGCACGATGGCTCGATGGGATCCAAACATGGGTGAACCCTCCAACCACGATTTTGATCCATGTCCTATTGGTGGCTATCGTGTTATGTCCACAACTAATGTTGCCCACGATGTTCATGTACTCATTCTTGATAATTATGTTGAGGTTTCGGTATCGTCAGCAAGTCTCGGTCACAATGGATCCTAGGTTGTCCCACGTTGAAACAGTGGGTCCAGATGAGCTTGATGAAGAGTTTGATGGATTCCCAACCACACAATCCATGGACCAAGTACGTGTCCGATATGACCGGTTACGTGCCCTGGCAGGACGTGCCCAAACGCTTTTGGGGGATGTTGCAGCTCAAGGTGAAAGACTGGAGGCATTGTTCAACTGGAGGGACCCGAGGGCAACTGGTATATTCGTTGTGTTGTGCCTGTTTGCTTCGTTGCTGTTTTATGTAGTACCTTTTAAGGCATTCATCTTAGCGTTTGGGTTTTACTACCTCCGTCATCCTAGGTTCCGGGACGACATGCCCTCCGTGCTCATGAACTTTTTCCGTAGGTTGCCACCGTTGTCGGATCGAATTATTTAG